A genomic region of Anopheles coustani chromosome 3, idAnoCousDA_361_x.2, whole genome shotgun sequence contains the following coding sequences:
- the LOC131260392 gene encoding protein cramped-like yields the protein MYASGSGNFFTELGSFSELKYASPVDDEPARKKQCVLAAFGGLPKEHTQTSGTFLQPHESKVTSMLVTASTELLEESSVSNGTKPSNVVKQKKENGLGVGLSGGPVSPGEEVLGSVTTFYPAGHPDNGHTLRTSARVKHKMRMETIHNNPLPTERKEQPKASGGVLPKTVTPQKQMRAVWSNHDKNLFFEALNEYGKDFESILNYLNTKKRRKDNACEQQVFKTKDVRNLYYQFNQKISKYLHFSDEVKKEAQELYALINYGEMRKKVPFQNKKYFQKLKDLVYKGFTMVREKGKTIRIKTPSCRALRKLNQLEEWQEEIKLPPRVDVLLQPANMEAWGRVHSLAQNPRVRITVTIQKRVSALLQLFQQKWRPQELRLVERVEKMKIVSSTVTSKLMRQRMQNEIQLCSQLLPSATSSPPSVSRTEPTGPVLNLQLHFVPSHSAVIHRPMIILAEFQSNTSICLNSYEQRIGVKVPGETLVPSEKVVGAVCKKPKLCLDSGHDSTKDEKHTGSEQLSKLIMNDLLKSPNASNESIELKEMELFEIELLNGHSARSTDDCDGPPATNYAYATNMPIQSGACGSDPAAARMSDNSNDEFVLAESDPLKYNIEMLAEHTIVGDEEPCKEDADVLTVSSSTVTTCVTTVISTSSTSAVRKKCPRRKGSDAAKPPPTGVFNHIRPLVSEQEMQRIREGWTLYNANDLTIGDLYIMFGEDMKLHLEYDWVWEEAPLPRIVPPVDVKATSDEQSNAMGVAAVPKDEAQSTNSIDSSSTSSNNNNNNNNNNNNDNNINNNNNNNNNNNNATSTADDVMGSIGCSAVKEEPIGMSNNKDGSNVISKRLKQLVMLMNMGAKNGKKRCICGNATERKPKHRADCDNTLSTCQDDSLLFKQPMLPARNGVNYLTPEPMHMPPQARYKQSRWLRTRINRHQGLFSPLPVPRTPHPSAAIFPAGALDVNSMHGREGASRVPFPHSSTGPGKFGKRNGSSFSLPINTLSDEGEPEHPGANRTIQMPYDEENANDIGAGQTKFTPISEGGVDQANQMNPTSSNALSGGGARQPSGENADTETIAAFAESEASSTTITAAPPLPQNDDSCLSLFDLSLPSTSSSLMANIFSGTEAETDVGTTMMPNSPVDTKILGNELNDISLTSFFGQLDAVYQNAAEPAQPCHNFDMDITTMSENSVDYIARFENIASDLRAKGNS from the exons ATGTACGCATCGGGAAGCGGTAACTTTTTTACAGAATTAGGCTCCTTCAGTGAGCTAAAGTACGCATCGCCGGTCGACGACGAACCAGCTAGGAAAAAGCAATGTGTTCTAGCGGCTTTTGGTGGCCTCCCCAAAGAACACACCCAGACATCCGGCACATTCTTGCAGCCACATGAAAGCAAAGTCACCTCCATGCTGGTGACAGCTTCTACCGAGTTGTTGGAGGAATCATCCGTCTCGAACGGCACGAAACCATCGAATGTagtgaagcaaaaaaaggaaaacggctTAGGTGTAGGCCTTTCTGGAGGACCTGTCTCGCCGGGTGAGGAAGTGCTTGGCTCGGTGACAACGTTCTACCCTGCCGGGCACCCGGACAACGGGCACACGCTGCGAACCAGCGCTCGGGTGAAACACAAAATGCGCATGGAAACGATCCACAACAATCCGCTACCAACGGAGCGCAAGGAACAGCCGAAGGCAAGCGGTGGAGTACTGCCGAAAACTGTCACCCCCCAGAAGCAGATGCGCGCCGTATGGAGCAACCATGACAAGAACTTGTTCTTCGAGGCGCTTAACGAGTACGGGAAAGATTTCGAGTCCATACTAAACTACCTGAACACCAAGAAGCGCCGCAAAGACAACGCCTGCGAGCAGCAGGTCTTCAAGACGAAGGATGTGCGCAATCTATACTATCAGTTCAATCAGAAAATCTCCAAGTACCTGCACTTTTCCGACGAAGTGAAAAAGGAGGCGCAAGAGCTATATGCACTCATAAACTATGGCGAGATGCGGAAGAAGGTGCCGTTTCAGAACAAGAAGTATTTTCAGAAGCTAAAAGATCTCGTGTATAAGGGCTTCACGATGGTACGCGAGAAGGGCAAAACAATTCGCATCAAAACGCCCTCTTGTCGGGCGCTGCGCAAGCTCAACCAGCTCGAAGAATGGCAGGAGGAGATCAAGTTGCCACCGCGCGTAGACGTTCTTCTGCAGCCGGCAAACATGGAGGCCTGGGGGCGGGTGCATTCGTTGGCCCAGAATCCGCGCGTACGGATTACAGTCACCATCCAAAAGCGTGTATCGGCGCTGCTGCAGCTGTTTCAGCAGAAGTGGCGGCCGCAGGAGCTACGGCTAGTCGAGCGTgtcgaaaaaatgaaaatagtcTCCTCAACGGTAACTTCCAAGCTGATGCGCCAGCGTATGCAGAACGAGATTCAATTGTGTTCGCAGCTGCTGCCATCGGCGACTTCATCACCGCCATCAGTCAGCCGTACCGAGCCAACGGGGCCAGTACTAAACCTGCAGCTCCACTTTGTGCCCTCCCACTCAGCCGTCATCCACAGACCGATGATTATTTTGGCGGAGTTTCAGAGCAACACGAGCATCTGTCTCAACTCGTACGAGCAGCGGATCGGAGTGAAGGTGCCTGGAGAAACACTCGTCCCGTCGGAAAAAGTCGTGGGTGCCGTGTGCAAGAAACCGAAGCTATGTCTGGATAGCGGGCACGATTCGACGAAGGACGAAAAACATACTGGGAGCGAGCAGCTGTCGAAGCTTATCATGAACGACCTGCTGAAGTCGCCAAACGCGTCGAACGAATCGATTGAACTGAAGGAGATGGAACTCTTCGAAATAGAACTATTAAATGGGCATAGTGCTAGAAGCACGGACGATTGCGATGGGCCGCCAGCAACAAACTATGCATATGCCACAAATATGCCGATCCAATCGGGGGCATGCGGTTCCGATCCTGCTGCTGCCAGGATGAGTGACAATTCCAACGACGAGTTTGTGCTAGCCGAGAGCGACCCATTGAAGTACAACATAGAAATGCTGGCGGAGCACACGATCGTCGGTGACGAGGAACCCTGCAAAGAGGACGCTGACGTGCTGACCGTCTCTAGCAGCACCGTTACGACTTGTGTTACAACTGTAATCTCTACATCGAGCACATCCGCGGTGCGGAAAAAGTGCCCCCGGCGAAAGGGTTCCGACGCAGCGAAGCCACCACCGACCGGcgttttcaaccacatccggcCACTCGTGTCGGAGCAGGAAATGCAGAGGATCCGGGAAGGCTGGACCTTATACAATGCGAACGATCTCACTATCGGGGACCTGTACATAATGTTTGGCGAAGACATGAAGTTGCACCTTGAGTACGATTGGGTGTGGGAGGAAGCGCCCCTACCTCGAATCGTTCCACCGGTAGACGTGAAAGCGACTAGCGACGAGCAATCAAACGCGATGGGGGTGGCAGCGGTCCCGAAAGATGAGGCGCAATCAACAAACTCAATCGATTCTTCTTCCACCTCCtccaataacaataacaataacaacaacaacaacaacaacgacaacaacattaacaacaacaataataataataacaacaacaacaacgctaCCTCGACTGCGGACGATGTAATGGGGTCCATCGGCTGCTCCGCGGTGAAAGAGGAACCAATAGGGATGAGTAACAATAAGGATGGATCGAACGTGATCAGCAAGCGCCTCAAGCAGCTAGTCATGCTGATGAACATGGGCGCCAAGAATGGAAAGAAACGGTGCATTTGTGGAAATGCTACCGAACGCAAACCAAAG CATCGTGCGGATTGCGATAATACCTTGTCGACGTGCCAGGACGATAGTCTACTTTTCAAGCAACCAATGCTTCCTGCACGTAATGGTGTCAATTATCTGACACCGGAGCCGATG cACATGCCTCCACAAGCACGATACAAACAGTCACGCTGGTTACGTACGCGAATTAACCGGCATCAAGGGCTGTTTTCGCCACTTCCGGTTCCTCGCACACCTCATCCATCGGCAGCTATATTTCCGGCCGGGGCGCTCGATGTAAACAGCATGCATGGTCGTGAAGGCGCTTCTCGTGTTCCGTTCCCGCACTCAAGCACCGGTCCGGGTAAGTTCGGAAAGCGCAATGGTAGCAGCTTCTCGTTACCAATCAACACCTTGTCGGATGAAGGTGAACCGGAGCACCCCGGTGCTAACCGAACGATACAGATGCCGTACGATGAGGAAAATGCAAACGACATTGGCGCTGGCCAGACGAAATTTACACCGATCAGCGAAGGTGGCGTCGATCAGGCCAACCAAATGAATCCAACGTCTTCCAATGCGCTTTCGGGGGGTGGCGCTCGGCAACCATCGGGTGAGAATGCGGATACTGAGACGATAGCGGCCTTCGCGGAATCCGAAGCGTCCAGCACTACGATCACTGCAGCACCGCCACTGCCGCAGAACGATGACAGTTGCCTTAGCCTGTTCGATCTATCGCTTCCCTCGACGTCGTCCTCGCTGATGGCAAACATATTCTCAGGCACCGAAGCGGAGACGGACGTCGGTACCACCATGATGCCGAATTCTCCGGTCGACACCAAGATATTGGGAAACGAACTTAACGATATTTCCTTGACCAGCTTCTTCGGACAGCTTGACGCCGTGTACCAGAACGCAGCCGAACCGGCACAGCCTTGCCATAACTTTGAC ATGGATATAACCACTATGAGTGAAAACAGCGTAGACTACATTGCACGCTTCGAGAACATCGCATCAGATCTGCGTGCGAAGGGTAATTCTTAA
- the LOC131260394 gene encoding syntaxin-4-like, which yields MVKDRLAELRSKSKYANHNLDDELEANARLSKSQEEIFENLAKFSELTAWIQTIRRNTREMRKLIASSTFHYNDKVIRDNVEENLKESNGLCQRIYGTIKKLEVELEDDSRRTGVLFRIKHTQFIVIKDDYLSAYREHEEFVCYYEDRIKDLMKLEAKAMNYNITDDEAMEKLTSNQMSPFVGNILEETERERQKLRDIMTRHGQLEALEKSLVEIRDMFVRISSMVMEQGSLVQVIEYHAQQATLNTDHGAHQLQKAREYKIKALKKRTCILIWVSTILAVLLILLIVF from the exons ATGGTCAAAGATCGACTAGCGGAACTGAGAAGC AAAAGTAAATATGCCAATCACAACCTGGACGATGAGTTGGAAGCCAATGCCCGGCTATCAAAGTCGCAAGAGGAGATTTTTGAGAACCTTGCTAAG TTTTCCGAACTGACCGCTTGGATTCAAACGATTCGAAGAAACACCAGAGAAATGAGAAAGCTGATTGCGTCGTCTACGTTTCATTACAATGACAAAG TAATCCGGGATAACGTGGAGGAGAATTTAAAGGAAAGCAATGGCCTCTGCCAGCGCATCTACGGCACCATAAAGAAGTTGGAGGTTGAGCTCGAAGACGACTCTCGGCGAACCGGCGTGCTATTTCGAATCAAACACACCCAATTTATAGTGATCAAAGATGACTACCTCAGCGCGTACCGGGAACACGAAGAGTTTGTCTGTTACTACGAGGATCGAATTAAAGACTTGATGAAGCTCGAAGCTAAAGCGA TGAACTACAACATCACGGACGACGAAGCGATGGAAAAGTTGACTTCCAACCAGATGTCGCCGTTTGTAGGAAAT ATATTGGAGGAAACGGAGCGAGAACGGCAGAAACTGAGAGACATAATGACTCGTCATGGGCAATTGGAGGCACTGGAAAAATCCCTCGTGGAAATCCGGGATATGTTCGTACGCATTTCCAGTATGGTGATGGAGCAG GGCAGCTTGGTACAAGTGATCGAATACCATGCGCAACAAGCAACGCTTAATACTGACCATGGGGCACATCAGCTCCAAAAAGCGAGGGAATATAAAATCAAAGCACTTAAAAAGAGAACCTGTATACTGATATGGGTCAGTACTATATTGGCAGTACTCCTTATCTTGTTGATTGTTTTCTAA
- the LOC131261004 gene encoding protein Mpv17: MMAFSRLYNQALVRYPVLVQSVQSGLLMGAGDVIAQGFIERKDWKSFDGMRAFKFFGIGFCVGGPGLRKWYGVLDRHVGKAGASKTVTTLKKVALDQLVFAPIFLGTLIGTIGLLQGRNVTEIKHKLRHEYSDILITNYYIWPWVQLANFYLVPLNYQVLLVQSVAVFWNTYLSWKTNQQEAAAGKQQGAIKTMPHDAITSCEDSVAS, from the exons ATGATGGCATTCTCCAGATTGTACAATCAGGCCCTCGTGCGTTACCCTGTGTTGGTACAGTCGGTACAATCGGGACTGCTGATGGGAGCCGGGGACGTTATTGCGCAAGGATTCATCGAGCGCAAGGATTGGAAATCGTTCGATGGGATGCGTGCTTTCAAATTTTTCGGTATTGGATTTTGCGTCGGA GGTCCTGGTTTGCGGAAGTGGTACGGTGTGCTTGATCGACACGTTGGAAAAGCTGGTGCCAGTAAGACGGTCACCACGCTAAAGAAAGTCGCCCTGGACCAGCTAGTCTTTGCTCCGATCTTCCTGGGAACGCTGATCGGCACCATCGGGCTGCTGCAGGGTCGCAATGTGACCGAAATTAAACACAAGCTGCGCCACGAGTACAGCGACATACTGATAACCAACTACTACATCTGGCCGTGGGTACAGTTGGCCAATTTCTATCTCGTCCCGTTGAACTACCAAGTGCTGCTGGTGCAGTCGGTGGCCGTATTCTGGAATACGTACCTATCATGGAAAACGAATCAACAGGAGGCGGCAGCCGGCAAGCAGCAGGGTGCCATTAAAACGATGCCACACGATGCGATCACATCTTGTGAGGATAGTGTGGCCTCGTAA
- the LOC131261003 gene encoding ATP-binding cassette sub-family C member 4-like — MEATRVKLSPNPRQEANLLSILTFWWTADMFRKGYSQRFEIGDLYAPLDKDHANLLGDRLERQWMRQLAQQRKIPTQRPSLIRALFRTFWRDWVTLSGLALFVEVVLRLLQPIFLGRLLLYFREESNMTYREALHYACGMIAVRAVIVLCDNQYGILSCLTGVRSKIAVCSVLYRKSLRLSRNALGDTSPGKVVNLMSNDVNRFDIASYLVCFMWTSPVVMILTAVLLWYEIGWSGVIGLVAIVIITPVQSYTGKLTSRYRLRTALKTDERIRLMDEIIAGISVIKMYAWERSFAKLISQARRKELKEVLKSGYMRAIYMTFQLFTTRASVLGVMLAFIALDEDITAAKVFVAASYLANVSYTMAGLFGRGIAELGEGLVATRRLQKFLEYDEVQMAMTEQAVKNSPASSDPSFDKKNELVENGDPGERRRLLNDSNERLIGENVDVSMHQLTARWTVPGDATDQPLPPATLSDLNIQFNRGSLIGIVGPVGSGKSSILQVLLKELPVEQGTLLMLGRTIAYASQEPWLFTGSLRQNVLFGEELDQYRYRQVLKVCALQTDLAHLPEGDMTVVGERGVSLSGGQKARISLARAVYRKADVYLLDDPLSAVDAHVAKHLFEMCIGNGGFLKRRNAKATRILVTHQVHFLKDADWVVVMKEGKVEAQGTPQDLQQRGIELEHLQHAESGEDIDKHCAIRKLSHTSTSSTVTVDSVTLEGISHSYEDETEEHVEQRAKNKFEASSDKATAGSVFLQYVTSAGSWLVFVGLLLLFAVTQLVVSVADWWLSYWTLIEEQATNLPQAVAVSRDLNETQKQQGPIEARPIERDACVYIHVALVGTIFFVALTRAFGFYKACARASQTIHDNVFEGFIGARMRFFETNPSGRILNRFSKDMGAMDDYLPKSILDATQTLLMFTGAMMVVVFVQPYFVLPILVLLVALLLTRSIYLRTSKNTRRLEGITRSPIFSHIAATLTGLPTIRSYGVQQLLIQEFDTHQNVNTGACFMFHSGRIAFGLFLDSIFFLFLAIVTFSYLMLDTDAVGARVGLAITQISSIGSQLQFGIRQSAEMFNHLIAVERLLEYRQLPAEQDRTTTSTGGKKEDAPIVLEPPKDWPREGRLQFNNVSFRYAEREMAVLRDLTFSIKPREKVGIVGRSGAGKSSIIASLFRMAIVEGQILIDGLNTADVPLEHLRSRISIIPQDPVLFSGTLRRNLDPFERYPDEALWRALELVELRELASESSAGLGLHAYVAAGGQNFSVGQRQLLCLARAILRGNRILVLDEATANVDPETDRLIQHAIREQFVDCTVLTIAHRLNTIMDYDRVLVLDDGTVVEFGTPAELLAREDGTFRSIVLATGPNEADNLFKMVQSGTNQRSQ; from the exons ATGGAGGCAACACGTGTCAAACTCAGCCCAAATCCACGCCAGGAGGCGAATCTGCTATCGATACTTACTTTCTGGTGGACGGCCGATATGTTCCGGAAGGGCTACAGTCAACGGTTCGAAATTGGCGACCTCTACGCGCCACTGGACAAGGACCATGCAAATCTGCTGGGCGATCGACTCGAAAGGCAA TGGATGCGACAGTTGGCACAACAGAGGAAAATTCCCACCCAACGGCCATCGCTGATACGGGCATTGTTTCGTACGTTCTGGCGGGACTGGGTAACGCTGTCCGGGTTGGCGCTGTTTGTCGAGGTTGTGTTGAGGCTTTTACAACCTATTTTTCTCGGAAGATTACTGCTGTACTTCAG GGAAGAATCGAACATGACCTACCGTGAGGCACTGCATTACGCGTGCGGAATGATAGCGGTACGTGCCGTCATCGTGCTGTGCGACAATCAGTACGGTATCCTCTCGTGCTTGACGGGCGTTCGGTCGAAAATTGCCGTTTGCAGTGTCCTGTACCGGAAGTCGCTGCGGTTGTCACGCAATGCGCTTGGCGACACGTCCCCCGGCAAGGTGGTCAACCTGATGTCGAATGATGTGAACCGTTTTGACATTGCGTCGTACCTGGTGTGCTTCATGTGGACGTCACCGGTCGTGATGATACTGACCGCCGTGCTGCTCTGGTACGAGATCGGTTGGTCCGGTGTGATCGGGCTGGTAGCGATCGTCATTATTACCCCGGTACAGT CGTACACCGGCAAACTAACCTCCCGGTACCGGCTACGGACGGCACTCAAAACGGACGAAAGGATACGCCTGATGGACGAGATCATTGCCGGCATATCGGTGATCAAGATGTACGCCTGGGAACGGTCCTTTGCCAAACTCATCTCGCAGGCCCGCCGCAAGGAACTGAAGGAGGTGCTAAAGAGTGGTTACATGCGTGCCATCTACATGACGTTTCAGCTGTTCACCACACGCGCTTCCGTGCTGGGCGTAATGTTGGCTTTTATTGCACTTGATGAGGACATAACGGCGGCGAAAGTGTTCGTGGCAGCGAGCTACCTTGCGAACGTGTCCTACACTATGGCTGGATTGTTCGGGCGTGGTATTGCGGAACTCGGCGAGGGACTCGTTGCCACGCGACGGTTGCAAAAGTTTCTCGAGTACGACGAAGTGCAAATGGCAATGACAGAGCAGGCGGTGAAAAATTCGCCCGCATCTAGTGATCCTTCATTCGACAAGAAAAATGAACTCGTGGAGAACGGTGATCCCGGTGAGCGACGGCGTTTGCTAAACGACTCCAACGAACGTTTGATTGGGGAGAACGTGGACGTATCGATGCATCAACTAACCGCACGGTGGACTGTTCCCGGTGACGCGACCGATCAGCCACTTCCACCAGCTACACTTTCCGATCTAAACATTCAATTCAACCGTGGAAGCCTTATTGGAATTGTGGGCCCAGTCGGTTCGGGAAAGAGTTCTATTTTGCAAGTCCTACTCAAGGAGCTTCCCGTCGAGCAGGGTACACTTCTCATGCTAGGACGGACGATCGCTTACGCTAGCCAGGAACCATGGCTGTTTACTGGAAGCCTTCGACAGAACGTACTCTTCGGTGAGGAACTAGACCAATACCGATACCGTCAGGTGCTGAAGGTGTGCGCCCTACAGACAGACCTGGCACACCTTCCGGAGGGTGATATGACTGTCGTCGGCGAACGTGGAGTTTCGCTTTCCGGTGGGCAGAAGGCACGAATTTC tcTGGCAAGAGCCGTTTATCGTAAGGCGGATGTGTACCTGTTGGACGATCCGTTGAGCGCTGTCGACGCGCACGTGGCGAAGCATCTGTTTGAAATGTGCATTGGAAACGGGGGGTTCTTGAAGAGACGCAATGCCAAGGCCACGCGTATTCTTGTCACGCATCAGGTTCACTTCTTGAAGGATGCTGATTGGGTCGTTGTTATGAAGGAG GGCAAGGTGGAGGCACAAGGCACACCGCAAGATTTACAACAGCGTGGCATCGAACTAGAACATCTACAGCATGCCGAATCTGGCGAAGACATCGACAAGCATTGTGCAATACGGAAGCTATCGCACACCTCGACTAGCTCCACGGTAACGGTCGACAGTGTGACACTCGAAGGCATTTCTCACTCGTATGAAGACGAAACGGAGGAGCACGTCGAGCAGCGTGCCAAGAATAAGTTTGAGGCATCCTCGGATAAAGCTACAGCAGGATCGGTTTTCCTCCAATACGTCACCAGTGCTGGCAGCTGGTTGGTCTTTGTTGGGTTGCTTCTTCTTTTCGCCGTCACGCAGCTGGTGGTCAGCGTGGCCGACTGGTGGCTTTCCTACTGGACGCTTATCGAAGAACAAGCGACAAACCTCCCGCAGGCGGTTGCCGTTTCACGAGACCTAAATGAAACTCAAAAGCAGCAAGGCCCTATCGAAGCGCGGCCCATCGAACGCGATGCCTGTGTGTACATCCATGTCGCACTCGTTGGAACCATTTTCTTCGTGGCACTGACGCGAGCATTTGGTTTCTATAAGGCGTGCGCGCGAGCGTCTCAAACGATACACGATAACGTGTTCGAGGGTTTCATCGGGGCACGGATGCGCTTCTTCGAGACTAACCCATCCGGACGGATCTTGAATCGGTTTTCAAAGGACATGGGCGCTATGGACGATTATCTGCCAAAGTCTATTCTGGACGCGACCCAGACACTGCTCATGTTCACCGGTGCCATGATGGTCGTCGTGTTCGTGCAGCCTTACTTTGTGCTCCCGAtcctggtgctgctggtggcgcTTTTGTTAACCCGCAGTATATACCTTCGCACATCAAAAAATACACGGCGGCTCGAGGGAATCA CGAGGTCACCCATTTTTTCACACATTGCGGCCACCTTGACCGGATTGCCAACCATTCGATCCTACGGTGTGCAGCAGCTGCTTATCCAAGAGTTCGATACGCACCAGAACGTCAACACGGGCGCCTGCTTTATGTTCCACAGCGGGCGTATCGCATTCGGACTCTTTCTGGACAgtatatttttcctctttctggCCATCGTCACCTTCAGCTACCTAATGTTGGACACCGACGCCGTTGGTGCCCGCGTTGGGTTGGCCATCACGCAGATTAGCAGCATAGGCAGTCAGCTACAGTTTGGCATTCGTCAGAGTGCCGAAATGTTCAACCATCTGATCGCGGTGGAGCGTTTACTTGAGTATCGGCAATTGCCAGCGGAGCAGGACAGAACGACCACTTCTACCGGGGGTAAAAAAGAAGACGCACCAATTGTTTTGGAACCCCCGAAGGATTGGCCTCGTGAAGGCCGTCTACAATTTAACAACGTAAGCTTCCGTTACGCCGAACGCGAGATGGCCGTTTTACGTGACCTCACGTTTTCCATCAAACCTCGGGAAAAGGTGGGAATCGTGGGACGCAGCGGTGCTGGAAAGTCTTCCATCATAGCGTCCCTCTTCCGGATGGCGATCGTCGAGGGACAAATATTGATCGATGGCTTGAATACGGCCGACGTGCCGCTCGAGCATCTACGCTCGCGCATATCGATCATCCCGCAGGATCCGGTCCTATTTTCCGGGACGCTGCGCCGTAACCTCGACCCGTTCGAAAGGTACCCTGACGAGGCGCTCTGGAGGGCACTGGAATTGGTGGAGCTCCGTGAACTGGCGAGCGAATCTTCGGCCGGGCTCGGACTGCACGCGTACGTAGCTGCCGGTGGGCAGAACTTTAGTGTCGGCCAGCGGCAACTCCTCTGCCTGGCTCGAGCCATATTGCGCGGCAATAGGATTCTGGTGCTCGACGAAGCCACGGCAAACGTGGACCCGGAAACGGACCGTCTGATTCAGCATGCGATTCGGGAACAGTTTGTCGACTGTACGGTGCTGACGATCGCACACCGATTAAACACGATCATGGACTATGACCGCGTGCTGGTGTTGGATGACGGCACTGTGGTTGAGTTTGGGACGCCGGCGGAGTTGCTAGCTCGCGAGGATGGTACCTTCCGGAGCATCGTGCTAGCCACGGGACCCAACGAAGCGGACAATCTGTTCAAAATGGTGCAAAGTGGCACGAATCAAAGGAGCCAATAA
- the LOC131260393 gene encoding uncharacterized protein LOC131260393: protein MLEGWYCRTMNEEARQQSALNTTAETTPEKNDAPEAECESTSPENDSDDGALTNPNLNHSAFYCGLKHKMKRLINETAYLENKLRNAQRRLLKATRDRSFLLDRLLEYERPELTSSDSDDSYSLVDGRQPVSKKRKIDASVPSASAPNTAGTEQAPGQTKAVPGQTDSTTSQVKRSKKDPKRQQNKPTNVLPSASRCPFEPFDTCSETRHLYYGGIFTHINQNPLLSSTYQHTISYPSTLTSIPDVQSTPTDLLAPSFDTNYLPNPIQCEATATERQPTKEEIERHLQLRQVIPEVVPEGELPAEMFNNNPFTDSIDQMVDATTSELLTD from the exons ATGTTGGAAGGTTGGTACTGCCGCACAATGAACGAGGAAGCACGCCAACAGAGTGCTCTCAATACGACCGCTGAAACGACGCCGGAGAAAAATGATGCGCCGGAAGCAGAATGCGAAAGCACCAGTCCAGAAAATGATAGCGATGATGGCGCCCTCACCAACCCTAACCTCAATCATTCAGCATTTTACTGTGGgttgaaacataaaatgaaaagaCTCATCAAC GAAACTGCGTACCTTGAAAACAAGCTGCGCAATGCCCAACGCCGTCTGTTGAAAGCAACGCGCGATAGATCGTTTCTGCTCGACCGGCTGCTTGAGTACGAACGGCCGGAGTTAACATCGTCGGATAGCGATGACAGCTATTCATTGGTGGATGGAAGGCAGCCGGTttcaaaaaaacgaaaaattgatGCATCTGTACCATCTGCATCTGCACCAAATACAGCGGGAACCGAGCAAGCTCCAGGGCAAACGAAAGCAGTTCCTGGACAAACTGATTCGACCACTTCTCAGGTAAAACGAAGTAAGAAAGATCCCAAACGACAGCAGAATAAACCAACGAATGTGCTACCATCTGCATCACGCTGCCCGTTCGAGCCATTTGATACCTGCAGCGAAACTCGCCATCTTTACTATGGAGGTATTTTCACGCATATCAACCAGAATCCTTTACTATCCAGCACATACCAACATACAATCAGTTATCCATCGACACTAACGTCAATACCAGATGTTCAGTCGACACCGACGGATCTTTTGGCGCCGAGTTTCGATACAAACTATTTGCCAAATCCCATTCAGTGCGAAGCAACTGCTACGGAAAGGCAACCAACCAAAGAGGAAATCGAGCGACACCTTCAGCTTCGGCAAGTAATACCGGAAGTTGTACCGGAGGGAGAGCTGCCTGCCGAAATGTTCAACAACAACCCGTTCACTGATTCTATCGATCAGATGGTTGATGCGACTACAAGCGAACTGCTTACCGATTGA